A genomic stretch from Bos javanicus breed banteng chromosome 3, ARS-OSU_banteng_1.0, whole genome shotgun sequence includes:
- the HPDL gene encoding 4-hydroxyphenylpyruvate dioxygenase-like protein, giving the protein MAAPVRRLCHIAFHVPAGLPLARDLQRLFGFQPLAVREADGWRQLALRSGDAVFLVNEGAGPGEPLYGLDPHHGIPSATNLCFDVADAGAAARGLAALGCSVPVPPVSVRDEQGAATYAVVSSPAGNLSLTLLERTGFGGPFLPGFSPVPSTPGPGWFSHVDHLTLACNPSSSPKLLHWFHDCLGFHHLPLSPGEDPELGLEVAAGSGLGGLRLTALQGPVGSAVPTLVLAESLPRATSGQDQVEQFLARNRGPGLQHVGLYTPSIKEATEGVAGAGGQLLTPPKAYYQQPGKEEQILAAGQEPNLLARQGVLLDGDRGKFLLQVFTKSLFAEDTFFLELIQRQGATGFGQGNIRALWQSVQEQAARVQEACKGPKLDAAGCPGALESSA; this is encoded by the coding sequence ATGGCCGCGCCCGTCCGCCGTCTGTGTCATATCGCCTTCCACGTGCCGGCGGGGCTACCCCTCGCCCGGGATCTGCAGCGCCTCTTTGGCTTTCAGCCTTTGGCAGTACGGGAAGCAGACGGCTGGAGGCAACTGGCTCTGCGCAGCGGCGACGCTGTCTTTTTGGTGAATGAGGGCGCGGGGCCCGGAGAGCCACTGTATGGCCTGGACCCGCATCATGGGATACCCAGCGCCACAAACCTGTGCTTCGACGTGGCCGACGCGGGCGCTGCCGCCCGGGGGCTGGCAGCGCTGGGCTGCAGCGTGCCGGTGCCCCCTGTCAGCGTGCGAGATGAGCAGGGCGCTGCCACCTATGCCGTGGTAAGCTCGCCGGCAGGCAACCTCAGCCTGACTCTGCTGGAGCGCACTGGTTTCGGTGGGCCCTTCCTGCCTGGCTTTAGCCCTGTGCCCTCCACACCCGGCCCGGGCTGGTTCAGCCACGTCGATCACCTGACCTTGGCCTGCAACCCCAGCAGCTCCCCAAAACTGCTGCACTGGTTCCACGACTGTCTAGGCTTTCACCACCTGCCACTGAGCCCAGGTGAGGATccagagctggggctggaggtggCAGCAGGGTCTGGGCTTGGCGGGCTGAGGCTCACCGCCCTGCAGGGCCCTGTCGGCAGCGCTGTCCCCACCCTTGTGCTGGCAGAGTCCCTGCCAAGGGCCACCAGCGGACAGGACCAGGTGGAGCAGTTTCTGGCCCGGAACAGGGGACCtggattgcagcatgtggggCTGTACACACCCAGTATCAAGGAAGCCACTGAAGgggtggcaggggctgggggtcagCTTCTGACTCCTCCTAAGGCCTACTACCAGCAGCCAGGCAAGGAGGAGCAGATCCTGGCTGCAGGGCAGGAGCCTAACCTGCTGGCCCGACAGGGGGTATTGCTAGATGGTGACAGAGGCAAGTTTCTGCTTCAGGTCTTCACCAAGTCCCTGTTTGCGGAGGACACTTTCTTCCTGGAGCTGATCCAGAGACAGGGGGCCACTGGCTTTGGCCAAGGCAACATTCGGGCCCTGTGGCAGTCTGTGCAGGAGCAAGCTGCCAGGGTCCAAGAAGCCTGCAAAGGGCCCAAGCTGGATGCAGCCGGCTGTCCCGGAGCATTGGAAAGTTCGGCATAG
- the LOC133245157 gene encoding small ribosomal subunit protein eS27-like encodes MPLARDLLHPSLDEEKKKHKKKQLVQSPNSYFMDVKRPGCYKITTVFSHAQTVVLCVGCSTVLCQPTGGKVRLTEGCSFRRKQH; translated from the coding sequence ATGCCTTTAGCTAGAGATTTACTGCATCCTTCCTTGGacgaggaaaagaaaaaacataaaaagaaacagcTGGTTCAAAGTCCAAATTCTTACTTCATGGATGTAAAACGTCCAGGTTGCTACAAGATTACCACGGTCTTCAGCCATGCTCAGACAGTAGTGCTTTGCGTAGGCTGTTCAACAGTGCTGTGCCAGCCAACAGGAGGAAAGGTCAGACTCACAGAAGGCTGTTCATTTAGAAGGAAGCAACACTAA